From Plasmodium brasilianum strain Bolivian I chromosome 3, whole genome shotgun sequence, the proteins below share one genomic window:
- a CDS encoding STP1 protein, producing the protein MNYQKATMISNLKKISSDDITLQLHDHKESRECLKKKKKEKDKNTKYKESLFSIYINKWKTELILEGKPGSTKDTTDINSESLQNRENKENISYMVEDSFKKEVNN; encoded by the exons ATGAATTATCAGAAAGCAACCATGATTTcaaatctaaaaaaaatatcatcaGATGATATTACATTACAACTTCATGATCATAAAGAATCAAGA gaatgtttaaaaaaaaaaaaaaaagaaaaggataaaaatacAA aatataaGGAATCGCTCTtcagtatttatataaataaatggaaGACAGAACTAATATTAGAGGGAAAACCAGGATCTACAAAAGATACAACTGATATTAACTCAGAATCTTTGCAAAATAGAGagaataaggaaaatattagTTATATGGTGGAAGACAGTTTTAAAAAGGAAGTAAATAATTGA